A genomic region of Deinococcus aerolatus contains the following coding sequences:
- a CDS encoding response regulator, whose protein sequence is MPQIFIVDDSISVRKALEITFKRHALDSFSAVSAEHALETLAGDPHFDLLMADVIMPGMSGLELCSELRRDARFDHLPIVLMSGNVDDEIRRQAREVGANGVLRKPFSPDELIPLVEGLLRAAEDSMAAEPEPAAEPAAPEAAPESVPSQLDRLVAEYRRRSDVEDLIVLDAHGQIMLAGGEPGSPGAAERLPMYARHFVATASVIGQHLLGDALQSVTLRYAGREATFHPQDGHLVIALTRLDLKTLN, encoded by the coding sequence ATGCCCCAGATTTTTATCGTTGACGACAGCATCAGTGTCCGCAAGGCGCTGGAGATCACCTTCAAACGCCACGCGCTGGATTCCTTCAGCGCCGTCAGTGCCGAGCACGCCCTGGAGACCCTGGCCGGCGATCCGCATTTCGACCTGCTGATGGCCGACGTGATCATGCCGGGCATGAGCGGCCTGGAACTGTGCTCCGAGCTTCGCCGTGACGCCCGCTTCGACCACCTGCCTATCGTGCTGATGAGCGGCAACGTGGACGACGAGATCCGGCGTCAGGCGCGCGAGGTCGGTGCCAACGGTGTGTTGCGCAAGCCCTTCAGCCCCGACGAACTGATCCCGCTGGTCGAGGGCCTGCTGCGCGCCGCTGAGGACAGCATGGCCGCGGAACCCGAACCCGCCGCTGAACCCGCCGCGCCTGAGGCTGCGCCCGAGAGTGTCCCCAGCCAGCTTGACCGCTTGGTGGCCGAGTACCGCCGCCGCAGCGACGTGGAAGACCTGATTGTGCTGGACGCCCACGGCCAGATCATGCTGGCCGGCGGCGAACCGGGTTCGCCAGGGGCTGCCGAGCGCCTGCCGATGTACGCCCGGCACTTCGTCGCCACTGCCAGCGTCATCGGCCAGCATCTGCTGGGTGACGCGTTGCAGTCGGTAACCCTGCGCTACGCGGGCCGCGAGGCCACCTTCCATCCGCAGGACGGGCACCTGGTCATCGCCCTGACGCGCCTGGACCTCAAGACGCTGAACTAG
- a CDS encoding DUF4388 domain-containing protein, which produces MTAFQTGLSVLTVLNDSSRAAMYGHLAALAGVTVIQADGALHALTQLERTPVDAIICDAQMSDMSGAEFRSILQHDAHTGDLPVYLIGDEVPGVSGLSGPAGPQVLAEALDALGVNGAAYPLPLRATAAPQLSGQLDPFSLTEFLNWAAELACSGHWLVTVSAGGSPPCSGHLTMTVGRLTYAEFAGLAGRAAVLELLRRSERGVGQFRFYDCADLPAGRQPDLAASTPRLLMELAVDLDELGLGGPTGRRH; this is translated from the coding sequence ATGACCGCGTTTCAGACTGGCCTGTCGGTGCTGACCGTGCTGAACGATTCCTCGCGCGCCGCGATGTACGGTCACCTGGCCGCCCTGGCCGGCGTCACCGTGATCCAGGCCGACGGCGCGCTGCACGCCCTGACCCAACTGGAGCGCACCCCGGTGGACGCCATCATCTGCGACGCGCAGATGTCGGACATGAGCGGCGCGGAGTTCCGCAGCATCCTGCAGCACGACGCCCACACCGGGGACCTGCCGGTCTACCTGATCGGAGACGAGGTGCCCGGCGTGTCCGGCCTGAGCGGCCCGGCCGGCCCGCAGGTGCTGGCCGAGGCGCTCGACGCGCTGGGGGTCAACGGCGCCGCGTATCCACTGCCGCTGCGGGCCACCGCTGCGCCGCAGCTGTCGGGCCAGCTCGATCCGTTCAGCCTGACCGAATTCCTCAACTGGGCCGCGGAGCTGGCGTGCAGCGGCCACTGGCTGGTCACCGTCAGCGCCGGCGGCAGCCCGCCCTGCAGCGGGCACCTCACCATGACGGTCGGCCGCCTGACCTACGCCGAGTTCGCGGGCCTCGCCGGCCGCGCCGCCGTGCTCGAACTCCTGCGCCGCAGTGAGCGCGGCGTCGGCCAGTTCCGGTTTTACGACTGCGCCGATCTGCCGGCCGGCCGCCAGCCGGATCTTGCCGCCTCGACCCCCCGGCTGCTGATGGAACTGGCCGTGGACCTCGACGAGCTTGGGCTCGGCGGTCCTACCGGCCGCCGGCACTGA
- a CDS encoding SIS domain-containing protein translates to MMFSSGTTDPLMLQEARQTPAVIARQLSENAQAAGALAEVLRERRPAYAVTIARGSSDHACTVLKYALETELSLPVASLGPSVHTLYGARLDLRGALVIAVSQSGASPDVVENVRMAREGGALTVALVNVEDSDLAQAAEFTLPLRCGEERAVAATKSYLASLTAFLPVIAALGPDGRLQAALDRLPETLQRTLELEDAANALAARYSFAQNLLILARGLHYGVAQEAALKLKETSGIHAEAYSAAEFSHGPKRLLAEGLPLLGFSSADAAWPATSAAYGDLRAGGADLRTLGPAAGSTLQTPGTGHGLTDTVPSALAFYLFAAHLALGRGLNPDAPPLLSKVTRTR, encoded by the coding sequence ATGATGTTCAGTTCCGGCACGACAGATCCCCTGATGCTGCAAGAAGCCCGACAGACCCCCGCCGTGATCGCGCGGCAGCTCTCGGAGAACGCGCAGGCGGCCGGGGCGCTGGCAGAGGTGCTGCGGGAGCGCCGTCCGGCCTACGCCGTGACCATCGCGCGCGGCAGCAGCGACCACGCCTGCACGGTGCTGAAGTACGCGCTAGAAACCGAGCTGTCGCTGCCGGTGGCGTCGCTGGGGCCCAGCGTTCACACCCTGTACGGCGCGCGGCTGGACCTGCGCGGCGCGCTGGTGATCGCCGTGTCGCAGAGCGGGGCCAGCCCGGACGTGGTGGAAAATGTCCGCATGGCGCGGGAGGGCGGCGCCCTGACCGTGGCGCTGGTTAATGTGGAGGACAGTGACCTGGCGCAGGCGGCCGAGTTTACCCTGCCGCTGCGCTGCGGCGAGGAGCGGGCGGTGGCGGCCACCAAGAGCTACCTGGCCAGCCTCACGGCTTTTCTGCCGGTGATTGCGGCGCTGGGGCCCGACGGCCGACTGCAGGCAGCGCTGGACCGCCTGCCGGAGACGCTGCAGCGCACGCTGGAACTGGAGGACGCCGCCAACGCTCTGGCCGCGCGCTACAGCTTCGCCCAGAACCTGCTGATCCTGGCCCGCGGCCTGCACTACGGCGTGGCCCAGGAAGCCGCGCTGAAGCTCAAGGAAACGTCGGGCATCCACGCCGAGGCCTACAGCGCCGCCGAGTTCAGCCACGGCCCCAAACGCCTGCTGGCCGAGGGCCTGCCCCTGCTGGGCTTCTCCTCAGCCGACGCGGCGTGGCCGGCCACCAGCGCGGCCTACGGTGACCTGCGCGCAGGTGGGGCTGACCTGCGGACCCTGGGGCCGGCAGCCGGCAGCACCCTGCAGACGCCCGGCACCGGGCACGGCCTGACCGACACGG